The Euryarchaeota archaeon genome includes a region encoding these proteins:
- a CDS encoding type II toxin-antitoxin system RelE/ParE family toxin, which translates to MAWTIVLTKKAWGDLQRLDRETQRRIATKLESVASDPARSFQKLVDSPQYRLRVGDYRILALLDFGAERVTVLAIGHRKSIYG; encoded by the coding sequence ATGGCCTGGACCATCGTCCTCACGAAGAAGGCGTGGGGCGACCTCCAACGCCTCGACCGCGAGACCCAAAGGAGAATCGCGACCAAGCTGGAGTCCGTGGCTTCCGACCCTGCTCGCTCGTTTCAGAAACTCGTAGATAGCCCCCAGTACCGGCTCCGTGTTGGCGATTATCGGATCCTAGCGTTACTGGATTTTGGAGCAGAACGGGTGACAGTGCTTGCCATCGGGCATCGGAAGTCGATCTACGGCTAA
- a CDS encoding formamidopyrimidine-DNA glycosylase, with protein MPELPDITVYVEALERRVVGRRVESVRIASPFLVRTVEPAPSAMVGRTITRVFRLGKRIVFAFDDGVHCIIHLMIAGRFHWRKTGAKLTGRNTLAGLDFENGTLLVTEASSKKRASLHMVTGIDAALAFAPAGVEPLEADRSAFTAALRRENHTLKRALTDPRILSGVGNAYSDEILHRARLSPVKLTQRLEDEEAARLHAATREVLVEWTGRLRKEVGEGFPEKVTAFRDGMAVHGRYKEPCPVCGSSVQRIVSGENEANYCATCQTGGKLLADRALSRLLREDWPKTLDEMNRRLKK; from the coding sequence GTGCCAGAACTCCCAGACATCACGGTCTACGTCGAAGCGCTCGAACGGCGCGTCGTCGGGCGACGAGTCGAAAGCGTCCGGATCGCCAGCCCGTTTCTCGTGCGCACGGTCGAGCCCGCGCCGTCGGCCATGGTCGGTAGGACCATCACGCGCGTCTTCCGACTCGGCAAGCGCATCGTGTTCGCATTCGACGATGGCGTGCACTGCATCATCCACCTGATGATCGCAGGTCGATTCCATTGGAGGAAGACGGGAGCGAAGCTAACGGGAAGGAACACGCTCGCTGGCCTGGACTTCGAGAACGGGACGCTTCTAGTCACCGAAGCGAGTTCCAAGAAAAGGGCGTCGCTCCACATGGTAACAGGCATAGACGCGGCCCTCGCTTTCGCGCCCGCCGGCGTCGAGCCGTTGGAGGCCGATAGAAGCGCCTTCACCGCGGCGCTGCGACGCGAGAACCACACGTTGAAACGCGCGCTCACGGACCCACGTATCTTGAGCGGTGTGGGAAACGCGTACTCGGACGAGATCCTGCACAGGGCGAGATTGTCGCCTGTGAAGCTCACGCAGAGGCTCGAAGACGAGGAGGCCGCCCGTCTCCACGCGGCGACCAGGGAGGTGCTCGTCGAATGGACCGGAAGGCTTCGCAAAGAGGTCGGCGAAGGTTTTCCGGAGAAGGTCACGGCGTTTCGGGACGGGATGGCCGTCCACGGGCGTTACAAGGAGCCGTGCCCGGTCTGCGGCTCGAGCGTGCAGCGAATCGTATCCGGGGAGAACGAAGCGAACTATTGTGCGACATGCCAGACGGGCGGGAAGTTGCTTGCCGACCGGGCCCTCTCACGGCTTCTTCGGGAGGATTGGCCGAAGACCCTCGACGAGATGAATAGACGTTTGAAAAAATAG
- a CDS encoding SOS response-associated peptidase family protein → MAGVIGLRGPDIDKRDALRGYKVEWEDADRPIIRPHTGCPVLYLKDGVPTVERHVFGFSKEFTSFNARADKLETGKMWSRMFGKSHGIAPVSYILEWADLGDGKKPYRIERADGAAMAVPALVGHYWEDKTKRAFALITVEPNEFIGKIHNRVIAQLDDGMFDTWLSPEKNDAKTLRGCLSPGRNDDFVAYPLKADVGSARFDDPKALEAVGKGLEWKDVEGGGAKDADDGAKKTKSGRTKQGGQSKLLE, encoded by the coding sequence ATGGCAGGAGTGATAGGACTACGCGGCCCCGACATCGACAAGCGCGACGCGCTACGCGGCTACAAGGTCGAATGGGAGGACGCGGACCGGCCGATAATACGGCCGCACACGGGTTGCCCCGTTCTGTATCTTAAGGACGGCGTGCCCACCGTGGAGCGGCACGTTTTCGGGTTCTCCAAGGAATTCACATCGTTCAACGCAAGGGCCGACAAGCTCGAGACGGGCAAGATGTGGAGCCGCATGTTCGGGAAGAGCCATGGTATCGCGCCCGTGAGCTACATCCTTGAATGGGCGGATCTCGGCGATGGGAAAAAACCGTACAGGATCGAGCGCGCCGACGGGGCCGCGATGGCGGTCCCCGCGCTCGTCGGGCACTACTGGGAGGACAAGACGAAGAGAGCGTTCGCACTCATCACGGTCGAGCCGAACGAGTTCATCGGCAAGATCCACAACCGAGTCATCGCACAGCTCGACGACGGGATGTTCGACACGTGGCTTTCGCCGGAGAAAAACGACGCGAAGACGCTCCGGGGATGTCTGTCGCCCGGTCGTAACGACGACTTCGTCGCTTACCCGCTGAAGGCCGATGTGGGAAGCGCTAGGTTTGACGATCCGAAGGCGTTGGAAGCGGTCGGGAAAGGGCTAGAGTGGAAGGACGTGGAAGGCGGCGGGGCAAAGGACGCCGACGACGGGGCCAAAAAGACGAAGAGCGGGCGGACAAAGCAGGGCGGTCAGTCGAAACTTTTGGAATAG
- a CDS encoding HAMP domain-containing histidine kinase — MVEESPESSEDPTTANVRRAEPGLNAAWIEPDDTVEGLDARRRARLTSLFIIMLIPLGAASLSLMVVYPTHDSYESAVQLAVSFATVVLLGALYPISRKHGYQYAAYAAIVITTVSIWTLWYAGVDEDPADTTLYYLILPIFMSGIIIGSRATVVFGLANIFAILFVVPWRSPAAADSTMFVTLLFFVVVMAALMTAAARTRESDIRELETVKTELEGDKRKLREKEEQQRQMINNIVHDLGSPITPMKIQLALAGPDRPVTAKTLDILRRNLAQVERLVADLKDLSLMERGRLGLQLQDVEMKALLRGAVEAYAPEAQKRGVRLEMQDGVEARVVADPGRVTQMIYNLVTNALKFTPRGGNVTLTLESMEGTVSVKVRDSGRGLTPDEIARLFKPFSQVHDRGEIPERGTGLGLFICKGIAEAHGGRVSVESEGRGRGSAFIVTIPASDGRPPPR; from the coding sequence GTGGTCGAGGAATCGCCGGAAAGCTCCGAAGATCCGACGACCGCGAATGTTCGGCGGGCAGAGCCGGGCCTAAACGCGGCATGGATCGAGCCCGATGACACGGTGGAGGGCCTCGACGCGAGGCGCAGGGCGCGCCTCACCTCACTTTTCATAATCATGCTCATCCCGCTTGGAGCCGCATCGCTCAGCCTTATGGTCGTGTATCCGACCCATGATTCCTACGAGAGCGCGGTCCAACTCGCCGTTTCCTTTGCGACCGTGGTGCTTCTTGGCGCCCTTTACCCGATTTCTCGCAAGCACGGTTACCAATACGCAGCCTACGCGGCGATCGTGATCACGACGGTTTCGATCTGGACTCTCTGGTACGCCGGCGTGGACGAGGATCCGGCAGACACGACCCTCTACTACCTTATTCTCCCCATCTTCATGAGTGGCATCATCATCGGATCGCGAGCGACCGTGGTGTTCGGCCTCGCGAACATCTTCGCCATCCTGTTCGTGGTCCCTTGGCGCTCTCCGGCCGCCGCCGATTCAACGATGTTTGTGACGCTCTTGTTCTTCGTGGTCGTCATGGCCGCCTTGATGACGGCGGCGGCGAGGACCCGGGAAAGCGACATCCGGGAATTGGAAACCGTGAAAACGGAGCTCGAAGGCGACAAGCGCAAGCTTCGTGAAAAAGAGGAACAACAAAGGCAGATGATCAACAACATCGTCCACGACCTCGGCTCGCCGATAACGCCGATGAAGATCCAACTGGCGCTCGCGGGCCCCGACAGACCCGTCACCGCCAAGACCCTCGATATCCTGCGAAGAAACCTCGCTCAGGTGGAGCGGCTGGTCGCCGATCTGAAGGACCTGTCGCTCATGGAGAGGGGACGGCTCGGGCTCCAGCTTCAAGACGTCGAGATGAAAGCACTTCTTCGGGGCGCGGTGGAGGCGTACGCTCCCGAGGCGCAAAAGCGCGGCGTGAGATTGGAGATGCAGGATGGCGTCGAGGCGCGCGTGGTCGCCGACCCGGGACGCGTGACGCAGATGATTTACAATCTTGTGACGAACGCCCTCAAGTTCACGCCGCGGGGCGGAAACGTCACCCTGACTTTGGAATCCATGGAAGGGACGGTCTCGGTGAAGGTGCGCGATTCCGGGCGCGGATTGACGCCGGATGAGATCGCCCGCTTGTTCAAGCCCTTCAGCCAGGTCCATGACAGGGGAGAGATCCCGGAGCGCGGGACGGGCCTGGGGCTTTTCATCTGCAAAGGGATAGCGGAGGCGCACGGTGGCCGCGTGAGCGTCGAAAGTGAGGGAAGAGGACGGGGCTCCGCCTTCATCGTCACGATTCCCGCGAGTGACGGAAGACCGCCACCAAGATGA
- a CDS encoding SOS response-associated peptidase family protein, whose product MAGLEGIDASKMEIIDALGGTRWAYDEDERVAKPLLRHADFAPVAIVVDGERVIEKVRFGMPGFQGRLITNARDDKLMESPSWTSLFGKSHCLTAISYVVETDKKTKTTYRVQRRDGALMVVPGLVARRHIKFASTGNEYDDLCHVQVTADANDFVATIHDRFVCELSTKRERDMWMSPAEHDVAALAKLLVQAPNDRYEMVPIASDAWKRRDDPDATKPIGDAVTWAGKAGANTTRPSTKSDGGKGARTRRLDQWQE is encoded by the coding sequence GTGGCCGGCCTCGAAGGCATCGATGCTTCCAAGATGGAGATAATCGACGCGCTCGGAGGGACGCGATGGGCGTACGACGAAGACGAACGCGTCGCGAAACCACTGCTTCGACACGCGGACTTCGCCCCCGTTGCGATCGTCGTCGACGGCGAGCGCGTCATAGAGAAGGTGCGGTTCGGAATGCCCGGTTTCCAAGGCCGATTGATAACGAACGCCCGCGACGACAAACTCATGGAGTCGCCATCGTGGACGTCGCTCTTTGGAAAGTCGCACTGCCTCACGGCGATAAGCTACGTCGTCGAGACCGACAAGAAGACGAAGACCACCTACCGCGTACAGCGCCGCGATGGAGCGCTCATGGTGGTTCCCGGCCTCGTTGCGCGTCGGCACATCAAGTTCGCGAGCACGGGAAACGAGTACGACGATCTCTGCCACGTCCAGGTCACCGCCGACGCGAACGACTTCGTCGCCACGATCCACGACCGCTTCGTATGCGAGCTTTCGACCAAGCGTGAACGCGACATGTGGATGAGCCCGGCGGAGCACGACGTCGCGGCCCTTGCGAAGTTACTCGTGCAGGCGCCAAATGACAGGTACGAGATGGTGCCCATCGCCAGCGACGCGTGGAAGCGGCGAGACGATCCGGACGCGACAAAGCCGATCGGGGACGCTGTCACATGGGCGGGCAAAGCCGGAGCCAATACGACCAGACCATCGACAAAGTCGGATGGGGGAAAGGGCGCCCGCACGAGGAGGCTGGACCAATGGCAGGAGTGA
- a CDS encoding SOS response-associated peptidase family protein, translated as MAGLIGLTAADIDLQDILKAPRWEYDGEWIPHPVVRLTTTLPVAVQKPDVRTIVRARWGFDVGAGRPIGNARDDKLLESRLWGSMFGKSHCLVASTGIYEMIEVEGKKESYWFRRRDKKPIVMPGICGMRHAKGEDRLCAAMITTEPNDFFGEYHDRQVCTLSSREMDAWLSNGEPKGFMKLLHAPENDEWEAVPVDGRIFRPGRVEMEHLVEQGKPLRWSGK; from the coding sequence ATGGCCGGACTCATAGGGCTCACGGCGGCCGACATCGACTTGCAAGACATTCTCAAGGCCCCGCGCTGGGAGTACGATGGCGAGTGGATCCCTCACCCCGTCGTGCGTCTCACGACGACGCTTCCCGTCGCCGTCCAAAAGCCTGATGTCCGAACGATCGTCCGGGCACGTTGGGGCTTCGACGTGGGCGCCGGGCGGCCGATCGGCAATGCGCGGGACGACAAACTCCTCGAAAGCAGGCTCTGGGGCAGCATGTTCGGGAAAAGCCACTGCCTTGTGGCCTCCACCGGCATCTACGAGATGATCGAGGTCGAAGGGAAGAAGGAGAGTTACTGGTTCCGTCGCCGCGACAAGAAGCCCATCGTGATGCCGGGGATCTGCGGGATGCGGCATGCGAAGGGCGAGGATCGGCTTTGCGCCGCCATGATCACCACGGAACCGAACGACTTCTTCGGGGAGTACCACGACCGTCAGGTCTGCACGCTTTCCTCACGGGAGATGGACGCGTGGCTTTCCAACGGCGAACCGAAGGGGTTCATGAAGCTCCTCCACGCGCCCGAAAACGACGAGTGGGAGGCGGTACCTGTGGATGGACGTATCTTCAGACCGGGTCGCGTCGAGATGGAACACCTCGTCGAGCAGGGAAAACCACTTCGCTGGAGTGGAAAGTGA
- a CDS encoding SOS response-associated peptidase, producing the protein MWVWDAATGELVRMYDERVMDDPEVRHVLEKNRYNVPPASHLPVILGIGESSKVDVARWGFPIPKRPNGVFNTKIETAKDSPLWRGLIGESHCLFLVKGFYEWKNEGKRKVPHFIHRRDRRPMLLAGVFAKGRGGAESKWLASIVTCAPTRQMAEIHDRMPVVIEEVDAADWLHPRSSGMGRVLELAAPGGDVLDSHAVGAAANDTGNDTPALIEPVRHTKLF; encoded by the coding sequence GTGTGGGTCTGGGACGCTGCGACCGGCGAACTCGTGCGGATGTACGACGAACGCGTGATGGACGATCCCGAAGTCCGGCACGTCCTCGAAAAGAACCGGTACAACGTCCCCCCCGCGAGCCACTTGCCCGTGATACTTGGCATCGGTGAAAGTTCGAAAGTCGATGTCGCCCGATGGGGCTTTCCGATCCCGAAGCGGCCAAACGGTGTTTTCAACACGAAGATCGAGACCGCGAAGGATTCGCCACTGTGGCGAGGCCTCATCGGGGAGAGCCATTGCCTCTTTCTTGTGAAGGGCTTCTATGAGTGGAAAAATGAGGGAAAGCGAAAGGTCCCACACTTCATCCATCGACGCGACCGTCGCCCCATGCTTCTCGCGGGGGTCTTTGCGAAAGGCCGGGGAGGAGCGGAATCCAAGTGGCTCGCGAGTATCGTCACATGCGCCCCGACCAGGCAGATGGCTGAAATACACGATCGGATGCCCGTTGTGATCGAGGAAGTCGACGCGGCCGATTGGCTCCATCCCCGATCATCCGGGATGGGAAGGGTGCTCGAACTCGCAGCGCCAGGCGGCGACGTCCTAGACTCGCACGCGGTCGGCGCGGCCGCGAACGACACGGGAAACGACACACCGGCCCTGATCGAACCGGTGAGGCACACCAAATTGTTCTGA
- a CDS encoding nucleotidyltransferase domain-containing protein yields the protein MLPNSDTMRFHKVIEEVIGGRLPIRVFRVLVTFPSKEFTGRELARTAGADASKTIQYLNTLLDHGLVERRTVGHSQLWRLRQGHYLVKKLGPVLGLERAAIGDLYALISKKLRAIGVVETAIIFGSVARGEERPDSDIDLFILVDGKSEKNMLMLTLEELAKEVADSFGNPLTPVVYTRRELSQKRDLPLVASIRREGVLVLGAGLENGETGQG from the coding sequence ATGTTGCCAAACAGCGACACAATGCGCTTCCACAAAGTCATCGAAGAGGTGATCGGAGGGCGCCTCCCGATCCGCGTCTTTCGCGTCCTCGTCACGTTTCCATCGAAGGAATTCACCGGCCGCGAACTTGCGCGCACGGCGGGAGCGGATGCCTCCAAGACGATCCAGTACCTCAACACGCTCCTGGATCATGGCCTGGTGGAGCGCCGCACCGTCGGCCACAGTCAACTCTGGAGACTACGCCAAGGTCACTACCTCGTCAAGAAGCTCGGCCCTGTGCTCGGTCTAGAAAGAGCGGCGATTGGGGATCTATACGCGCTGATATCGAAGAAGCTCCGCGCAATCGGCGTCGTTGAAACGGCCATTATCTTCGGCTCCGTAGCGCGTGGCGAGGAGCGGCCGGATAGCGATATAGACCTCTTCATACTCGTGGATGGCAAGTCGGAGAAGAATATGCTCATGCTCACTCTCGAGGAACTGGCGAAGGAGGTCGCCGATTCTTTCGGCAACCCCCTCACGCCCGTCGTATATACACGACGCGAGCTTTCCCAAAAGCGCGACCTGCCCCTCGTGGCCTCGATCCGCCGCGAGGGGGTATTGGTCCTGGGAGCAGGGCTTGAGAACGGAGAGACTGGACAAGGGTAA
- a CDS encoding bifunctional nuclease family protein produces MSPQGPVVILAPKNGTPSEKVLPIFIDQSQALNIQLALQGGDPPPRPMTHDLFSAVMNELGAIVSRVVIEELAQNTFYASLFINVERNSKTTTHRFDARPSDCIALAVRQNAPIEVRQQVMDSAAIKRTNLVAEKVEVDESDADPEDLGVSR; encoded by the coding sequence ATGTCACCGCAAGGACCCGTAGTGATCCTTGCCCCGAAGAACGGCACGCCCAGTGAAAAAGTGCTCCCGATCTTCATCGACCAGTCCCAAGCACTCAACATCCAGCTAGCGCTGCAAGGCGGCGACCCGCCGCCGCGGCCGATGACCCACGACCTCTTCTCCGCCGTGATGAACGAACTCGGCGCGATCGTGTCACGCGTCGTCATCGAGGAACTGGCTCAGAACACGTTCTACGCGAGCCTCTTCATCAACGTCGAGCGGAACTCGAAGACGACGACCCACCGCTTCGACGCCCGCCCCTCCGACTGTATCGCCCTCGCCGTGCGACAGAACGCGCCCATCGAGGTGCGCCAACAGGTCATGGACTCGGCAGCCATCAAACGCACGAACCTGGTGGCCGAGAAGGTAGAGGTGGACGAATCCGACGCCGACCCCGAGGATCTCGGCGTATCCCGCTGA
- a CDS encoding 50S ribosomal protein L35ae, with the protein MSTLQIATFSGRVGNKDNALAIIEVGAANREALLGTHVVWTDPSGKTIRGKIYKVHGTKSVMVRFARGLPGTAIGTMVESSTSKKNKK; encoded by the coding sequence ATGAGCACACTTCAGATCGCGACGTTCAGCGGCCGTGTCGGAAACAAGGACAACGCGTTGGCGATAATCGAAGTCGGCGCCGCGAACCGAGAAGCGCTTCTCGGGACGCACGTCGTCTGGACCGACCCCTCCGGCAAGACGATCAGGGGAAAAATCTACAAGGTCCATGGCACGAAAAGCGTCATGGTCCGCTTCGCCAGGGGACTTCCCGGGACGGCGATCGGCACGATGGTCGAATCCAGTACCTCGAAGAAAAACAAGAAATAA
- a CDS encoding isoprenylcysteine carboxylmethyltransferase family protein — translation MPGGLQRLRRLYRIATPVALLSLAASIVATGLHWSAAGLVAPMGTQPVVGASLLAVGLAVRVYARHTLGSLFSYRLRLVADHDLVERGPYKFVRHPMYLGSLLGWPGLPIAFGSLTGLALMAPVFLWLLLRVEVEDAMLRERFGERFDAYCRRTKRLVPYLY, via the coding sequence GTGCCCGGGGGGCTCCAACGATTGCGTCGACTCTACCGCATCGCGACTCCCGTCGCGCTGCTTTCCCTCGCGGCGTCTATCGTCGCCACGGGCCTGCATTGGTCAGCGGCCGGACTTGTCGCCCCGATGGGGACACAGCCGGTCGTCGGCGCGTCCCTTCTCGCGGTCGGCCTCGCCGTGAGGGTGTACGCCCGTCACACCCTAGGCAGCCTGTTCTCCTACCGGTTGCGCCTTGTTGCCGACCACGACCTGGTCGAGCGTGGCCCTTACAAATTCGTGCGCCATCCGATGTACCTCGGAAGCCTCCTTGGTTGGCCCGGTCTTCCGATCGCGTTCGGGAGTCTCACGGGACTCGCGTTGATGGCGCCCGTTTTCCTGTGGCTTCTCCTCCGCGTCGAGGTCGAGGACGCGATGCTTCGAGAACGCTTCGGCGAGCGCTTCGACGCCTACTGCCGGCGGACGAAGCGCCTCGTTCCGTACCTGTACTGA
- a CDS encoding AAA family ATPase, whose product MREIIESELRGASVIKDSEKLKFDYVPERLPHREEEMGQLARSFRSLITSNAPQSALITGPVGSGKTALAKRFAEEFKKLASERGVLVEWTDVNCRRRATESASLLKIVSHFSPNFPDRGFSTTEMLDILKKNLTKRGARLIIILDEAEILLRKSGPDIIYRLTRFTEDEPGANFSVSLILVSQENPRLLMDEASRSTFKASNTITLTRYTAQQLATIVMQRAELAFHKGTIDEDCVELVADIAAEDGGNARMAIEILGKAGELADTEGQRTVSPEHVRAAKADTYSFVTESKLLELDPHKRLVLLGISRSLLSGQAFARTSEAESRYALACEEFGDRARAHTQFWTYIKELEGEGLISAKRSGKGITGATTLISLPDIPAKALEEKLLAIIREESGMGR is encoded by the coding sequence ATGAGGGAGATAATCGAAAGTGAGCTCCGAGGAGCGTCGGTGATCAAGGACTCGGAGAAACTCAAATTCGATTACGTGCCCGAGCGGCTTCCACACAGGGAAGAGGAGATGGGGCAACTCGCCCGCTCATTCCGCTCGCTCATCACCTCGAACGCGCCACAATCAGCGCTCATCACGGGGCCCGTGGGCTCGGGAAAGACCGCTCTCGCCAAACGCTTCGCGGAGGAGTTCAAGAAGCTCGCCTCCGAGCGCGGTGTGCTCGTCGAATGGACGGATGTGAATTGTCGGCGAAGGGCCACCGAATCCGCGTCCCTTCTCAAGATCGTGAGCCACTTCTCCCCGAACTTCCCCGACCGCGGCTTCTCGACGACCGAGATGCTCGACATACTGAAGAAGAACCTCACGAAACGCGGGGCGCGCCTCATCATAATACTCGACGAGGCCGAGATACTCCTTCGAAAATCCGGCCCCGACATCATCTACAGGCTCACACGCTTCACGGAGGACGAGCCGGGAGCGAACTTCAGCGTCTCGCTCATACTCGTGAGCCAGGAGAACCCACGACTCCTCATGGACGAGGCGTCCCGCTCCACTTTCAAGGCATCGAACACGATAACGCTCACGCGCTACACCGCACAGCAGCTTGCGACTATCGTGATGCAGCGCGCCGAACTCGCCTTCCACAAGGGGACGATCGACGAGGATTGCGTCGAACTCGTCGCCGACATCGCGGCCGAGGACGGCGGAAACGCGCGTATGGCCATCGAGATACTCGGGAAAGCCGGCGAACTGGCGGACACGGAAGGCCAACGCACGGTGAGCCCGGAGCACGTGCGCGCGGCGAAGGCGGACACGTACAGCTTCGTCACGGAATCGAAGCTCCTCGAACTCGACCCCCATAAGCGGTTGGTGCTTCTTGGGATCAGCCGCTCGCTTCTTTCCGGCCAGGCGTTCGCCCGCACGAGCGAGGCGGAATCGCGCTACGCGCTCGCCTGCGAGGAGTTCGGCGACAGGGCCAGGGCGCACACGCAGTTCTGGACCTACATCAAGGAACTGGAAGGCGAGGGGCTCATCTCGGCCAAACGCAGCGGCAAAGGGATAACCGGTGCGACGACGCTCATATCGCTACCCGATATCCCTGCTAAAGCGCTCGAAGAGAAACTTCTCGCGATAATCAGGGAAGAGTCTGGGATGGGGCGATAA